ATTCTAATAGATTTCACTCTATATTTTGAGGGATCATTCCCTACTAAAGGTGTAGGAATCAAAGTACCTTTACTCTTTGATTAAATGGTAATAACTACGCGAAAGTTGTCTTTTAATTAAATATCTATGATTCTATTACATTTCACTCTATAATTTCACCACGGCCCGTGGAGGAGGAAGGCCGCGGAGGGTGGGGGCAAGGAGGAGGTCACATGTTTGAGCAAGAGCATTGTTTGATTGAGGAACCTACGTGAGAGTGATGGGAGTGATTTAGGAAGGTTTGTTCATGGAGTTTGTCTGCTTCAGAGGGTGATTTCTGTAGAGAAGTTTAAAGCACGAGAGGCGAGCTACCGTTGCCTGACGGCCACGGACATCGATTGACCGGGGAGCCGCAGTTCAAGAGGAGGACGAGGATTGGAGATCGAAACCGAACTGTTGAATTTGATGGTTGGAAAAGATACAGAAAAGATTGCATGCCCAGCTCCAGAACCAAATttcataatgaaaaatgtttaagaaTTCTCACTTATTCAATAGTTGTAAAGTATTATTTACACTCAAGTGAAAGTTTTGTGGCGAAATTATGTAATGTATtgtaaatataaaatgaaaaaagaaaggcttAATGCCCATATTGCCAATTCACCTCTCCCAATTATTTTCGAGATATTTGTGTAAATTTCTACATAGGAATTATGAGTCTTGACTCTTGAATTCATGATCCTTATACTGGTCATAAGTTTCTCAATGATGAAAATTAAGTAACGACAAATTAATAGTTTTTAGACAAGTGCCATAATATTTACGTCTATCTAATTCCTCACCTTCATAAGATTAGTCAATAGGAATTACATTTGCATCTAATGacaattattaatttctaaataaaaaattagctttttatttttcttagggATAAGTATATTATAAGTCTTAAAACTCATCACGaatgtgcaattaagtcataaaactaacaaaaagtacaattaagttccAAAACTGGTCAAATTTGTGCAAAAGATATTGCTCAACCTCTTGAAGCTCTGcgtcctctcttttttctctaagttttgCATATTCTAGTGCTAACTTAGGCATCATAGATCCAATCCAAATATGAAGGCCAGACATCCCGACCTGTTTATTGTGATGCAGATCAATCCTAGGGCAAGACCTTCTGCCGAGTCCGTGATTCCCATTCCAGTCATTAACAGTCTAGATGCGCGGAAATTGTTTAATTTCTCGGCCATCGTCTGGTAGCATGCCTCGAAACTGTATATTCTCAAAGCCCGTGGAGGGTGTCTCCGTCTAGATGCTCGTTTAATCTCTGATGTATGAATCTGTGTTTCTGAGTTTAAGAAGGGGTAGGGGCGGGATCAAAATGGGGTGGGCCTGAACCAGATGGGCCGGCGGATTTTCCTTTCAATAATGGAAGCGCGGCCAGAAACGTGAAGAGACCGACCGGTCAGGCCCGGCAAGGTCCGGCAATCCCTTAGCCAAGCGAAAGCCACGCTTGGTTTTGATTGATGTGAAGTTAAATGGGAGTCCCACATGCCCATCTATTACCACGGGTTGTCGACAAAATTGACAGGAGAATCCCAGTGCATCAATTCCTCGAAAGTCGAGTTCCAGTGCACTGTCGAATGAAATCAAAGCTCTGTGATGGGGGCGGGACGATAAGGACTTTTGAATTCACAAAGGAAGGAATAAAGCAGTGAAAAGCTGCACCACCATGAGGTGGCCGGGGACGCCGCTAAAAGGGAGGACACAACCCAACAAGCCAtctcaatttaataaaaatgacAGAGAAAGCACTAGCAAAAGTTGAGCTACAGGAAGTGGTACTGATCTAAGAAGTACAAACTAATAGTACAGTGCCAGGACCGTTTCTATGACCCTACCCTAGAGCTACTTCCATAGGTTTATATTGAACACTCCTGGGTCTAAAGACACGGTACATCACGAAGACAGATAGACACAACGAGACCACCGACAACAATAGAGAGAAGGCTGTAGTGGCATCCCATGAACCTGGTGATGCTGTCTTCGTAAGGGACGAGCCTCCTAAGGATATGTCCAGAGGTACCCAGTCACAGTTGATGGAGAAGTGCCCTGACCCATGCCATGGGTTCCCATTGACTGGATACCAAAATGCCACTGACATCTTGCTTGACTCACCTATAGTGAACTGGGCATCCTGCACGAGTCAGGTATGTCGAGTTATATAATATCTTCATTGTTATAGAGCATGCTCACAATTCTTGCACAATTATCGAATGAAATAGCTGATGTGGCAATAGGACACTAAGagatcaaaaaatcaaatattccTTGGACAGTAACGCCCAGTAGGTATACTGTCATGCAGATAAAGATGGTCTCAGTAAGTTCAGCGACAAAGAGAGGCCTCCAATACACTTCAAAAGCTTTCAGCACAAGGCAAATCAAACACTAGAGCTGCTGAGCATTTTACAAAGTTGAATGAGCCAGAAAATTTTGAGGTATCATACAAGCAGATGTTCTGCATATCAAATATGAAAGATTCAAAGTACCTAACAGCTATAAACTATAGCAATTGACAGAGAAGTAGTCAACTGATACCAGCTTTAGTACAGGACTaacaaatttttgaaagagtCTCACTTGCTAAATGAATCTCATCGTAATAACAAAGAATTTTATGATCTACTCATGATGCATAGTGTCAGCATATTGCAGTAACATAACATTTGAATCAACAATCAGTTTCTAACCTGTTGTATGCGATCCATAGTTCGCAAAGGCCTAGAGAATTCAAAGTAATAAGTGCCCTTCTGACCATCTGAAGCATATGGACTGTCTTCCTCCACAAAACCTGAGAGATAATTCCAGCCATGCTAAACATGAGAAAGTATAGTGCATAGGCTCGTCTCTGACAATACATAAAGGGGAACTTTCAAAAGCCTACGCTGGTTTTCATCAGCTTTAAGCTTGACCAATAAAAAGTCACAGTGGACTGGTGCCTCAGTTTCATCTCTGTGTCTAGAACTAGAACTTCCCAACTCTACACAACCTCAGCTCTAGATGCCTTCCATCTTAGTTAGGCAATACAGAGTAGCTTGGGGCCAATTGAGATTGGAAAGCTTGGTTTAAGCAGTGGAAGAAAGTTGGGGGAGGTATATGCAACTGAATACAAAAATAGAAATCAGGGAACTACCTGAGTGAACAGTGAAGCTGCTATGCCACCATGCTCCATTCCAGTTATTCTGTGCACTGGTGTCATTCCCTGACAGAAACCAGTCCAAAAGTCAGGTGTTAGCAACCTAACCTcttcttatattaaaaaattaaagattggCATGTTCATTAGTCTCGTCCTACTGTTTCATACTATTTGGTGGGAAGGAGGGACAAATGGACCAAGAAGCAAAGTGGGGAGTAACTTCGGTCAAGTACATAAAGCAGGGATGGCAGGAAAATTTCCCAGTTGcactaaaaaaaggaaaaaattcccTTAGGGCACTCATGAAAAGTTACATATTAACATGCCATTAGATATGAATTGACAAGAGATCATTGAATTATCTGGTATCCTTTTTGGACACCCTCCCCCCTTCCCCCAGGTTTCTTTAGTCACCTATCCAAACAAGTGAGTAGCTCTATTAGATTTATCAAAAAAGTAATGCTTCAGCTATATGCATTAGCATTACGCACCACTTCTCTTAAAGAAATGGAGAGCACTTGTGTTGCACAATAACAGAGCACCACTCAGTTTAGAGTACTAATTCACGAAAGCCACCCTTACTTAACCATTTTTTACTgaatttcttttagttttggTACATGCAAGGAAATGGTAAAAGAAGGCCAATTTATCTACAGTTAGCGTAGGAATTGAGTGGAAGAACTAAGCACTTAAACACAGATTGGAAGCTACAAGAACATTGGATAACACTGAAGTTAATGGACTCATGCTAGTTTATTCATGAATCTTTGTGCAAAGAATCACATGGAACTGCCACCATGGTAAATTGGAGAAAACTAGAGATTCTTTACCTCAGTGGTGCAGTTCTATCCACTGCATACTTGAAGAAAGGTACAAATGTaacaaaatccaactcaacatCATTTGCTGGAGATAAAGTACCTCAGAACTTATCCTTGTAGCAATAGCAATGATTTATCAGTCACTGCCTTCGAACAGAAGCCCTCACATACCACACAcaacttttatgattttttccctGCCTTCCCCAATATGCGCTATGAGTTATTTATAGACGCAGTTTCCATTGAGAATGTCAGCTACGGCACAATGGAAGCAGCAATTATGGAAAACTGATCTATCACCTACACTCAGTTGCTCTTTGCTCCTGTAATAATGAGCTTAACAGGAGTATCTAGGGTAACATTCCCATTCTGCCAATGCTATAGTGGCAAAAGATGAAGATCCAGAACAAACATGGGAAATTAGTATTACGGAGGAAAACTTAggaattatttaattttatatacaTTGTGGACCCAGTTCCTAACAGTTCGAATTTCGAGAGACACGATATGTAACACATGATATCGGGAACCCAAGTTGGGAGTCTAAATCCTAATAGAGCCcccctttttgtgtttttctatttcttatcaTCGTCATTCTGTTTTCCTACCTGCCATCCACATCATTGTTAGATGCAGTTACATCCACATCTTGTATTTCACGTAAAAATCCAACTTACAAATGAAGGGGAGTAATAAGAATATGCTCATAGATATCGTGAACCCATTTCTtaacagcttaagcttttgaaaATGGTTTGTCTAACTTAGTCCAACATTTCTTTAACTCTGTCAAATACAAAGTACTGAGACTGAAAATTCAATGACCAAAAgaagcaataaaaaaaagtggAGGCTATGGCCCAACTTAAAAAGAATTAGATAAACAAGGAACCAAAAAACAGGTGATCGTGGTCTCTTGATTGCAAAAGAATGAAGTTTATGAATAGAATACAAGCGGATGATGAAGTGGAGCAGCACACATCTGGTATCTCGTGCAATCGCAAAATTCTTTTAAGTTAAAGGGTACAGTCCATAAGACAATAATGTAATCCACTGATTATAAGAAAAGATTGCACGATCATATACCATAAGGTCATGGTTTGAAAAAGATGCGGAAGATTTGGAGGTTGGGTCAAGCGGTTCACCCAAGAAAAGATGGCGGAAATGGGCACATGTGAAGAAAAGTCACGTGGCTCCGAAAAGAGGGCAAGAGAAATTCGTTTGAGACGGCATTCATGGGATGCCCTAATGAGAATATGCAACTTGGTGACAGCCAGACGTAAGTTGTGTAGAAGAACTAAAACTGCATAAATGCAGTATTTGAAGAGAGATCTTCAGTTTATTGGAATTTGCAATCAAATAAAGTACAATGGCTACAAAGCATCCATGCAGGTAAAACCAAAGTTACGGCGGTAGTTCTTAGTATCAGGAACTAAATGGAATGTGAGCTGCAAAATTGATGACATACCTGTAGGACCAGTTCCATCAATGTATCTACAATGTGGGCTCCAACCATAAAGATCAACAAGATGGCCAAATCTGTTGACAGCAAGCGAATGATTTCATACAACAGCAGCAACTATCTATTGGTTCACAAgaataaaacaatggaatatGTGGCACATCTATGAAGGTCAAAATATAATAAGTTGCAGCACGTCACCTGTCACCACCATTTCCTTCTCTATTGTCTATTGGATTTCCACCATAAAGTCGCCCAGGAATGGCATTCCCAATTGAAAAGTGCATGATGTCAACTTCATGGCCTttgcatgttttgtttgtgCACGCATCAGGTCCTACCTTACACCCTCCCATCTAGTTAAATCATAAACATATGTAGATTAAGTTCCAAAGGAAGCCGCACTCCTGAGTATAACTAACATCCAAAGACGATGCAAAAACTACgaaaatttaaatcatatacATCAGGGAAGGGCTAATAAAAGTAGGAAGCTTCAATAAAAGTAACAACAATTACATTATGATAGGAGGCACTTTCACCAATTTGGAACATTAGAGAAACTGAGGGGCATTTGGTGTTCTCCCTGCATTGCCAAAAGGAAAATCAAGTCAATCCTTCCATGACAGGACTtcagtgaaaagaaaaaaatgtgtaaTCTCATTCTGGAAAACACCCTTTGTCTGGGTAATATTTGTGAGATTGATGCTAACTGATCTGAAGGATTAAACAGTTAAATGAACAAGTGTAAATACTCAACTTCCACACATCAGTCTTAAGCAAAAGCCTAGCTAGCGCATAGGAGACAGCTTTAGAGCATTTAGATATTAACCACTCATCAATTAACATTTTAAGTGTTTAGATAAGTTGGCTTAGGATCTGTATTCAACAGTAAATAACAGGCGAACAGATACATGGAGCAGCCAAAatctaagcaaaaaaaaaaaaataaaggactGTACCTAAGCTCGCCGAAGAGAATGCATCACAACAAGTTTGGCAATCTTTTGTATTACCTAATCATATATCCAGTGGTGTCAACAAAAGTAAAGCTCGGATTCCCACTAACTTGCGAGATTTGACACCATCACTAAAGATGTGAATCGACGAACAAAACAGTAACTccgaaaaagggaagaaaagggaaaggacgTCACCAGCACCACTCAACATAACTACTTGCTTTGAGATTGCATCAAATTGAAGCTCACCCTTTGGAGTAAGCATAGTTCCCATCCACCTGCAACAAGAAGAACACGCTACTCCCATCGTGCGCAGCCTGCCACGGCCATCCGAACAAGCCTCGTCAGCCCACCAAAATACAACGGCCAAACGCCGCACAAAGTCCAGAGAGAAGTACCCACCTTGACGGTCATCTTCCCGCCGCCGTACTCCttgtcctcatccgggtcgagCGCCGGGAGCAAGGAGAACTCGGAC
The sequence above is drawn from the Eucalyptus grandis isolate ANBG69807.140 chromosome 11, ASM1654582v1, whole genome shotgun sequence genome and encodes:
- the LOC104426828 gene encoding uncharacterized protein LOC104426828, translated to MPRISPAAALLLPLLLLLLSLSPIARVGSHQESGEWSCESDSEVLIEAAFRPGAITLDGHGDDWKDVEGSEFSLLPALDPDEDKEYGGGKMTVKAAHDGSSVFFLLQVDGNYAYSKGENTKCPSVSLMFQIGESASYHNMGGCKVGPDACTNKTCKGHEVDIMHFSIGNAIPGRLYGGNPIDNREGNGGDRFGHLVDLYGWSPHCRYIDGTGPTGNDTSAQNNWNGAWWHSSFTVHSGFVEEDSPYASDGQKGTYYFEFSRPLRTMDRIQQDAQFTIGESSKMSVAFWYPVNGNPWHGSGHFSINCDWVPLDISLGGSSLTKTASPGSWDATTAFSLLLSVVSLCLSVFVMYRVFRPRSVQYKPMEVALG